The nucleotide sequence CTAATCGTTTCGACTGTGAAAAAGGGGTTAACAACGAAGAACTGCTAATCGACGCAGCTGCGAAAGAGACCGTAGCGCGAGCAATTAATGCGACAATAAATAAGGCAAAcgtttgaaagagaaaaatgtgcGGTCAGAAAAGAAGGAGAGAAGTCGAGGCGAGTGAAAGCAACGGATAAACAAAGTTCCGCTGTACATACTTCGAAGTAATCGTTACAATTGGAAAAGTTCTAATCGTTTCGACTGTGAAAAAGGGTTTAACAACGAAGAACTGCTAATCGACGCAGCTGCGAAAGAGACCGTAGCGCGAGCAATTAATGCAACAATAAATAAGGCGAAcgtttgaaagagaaaaatgtgcTGTCAGAAAAGAAGGAGAGAAGTCGGGGCGAGTGAAAGCAACGGACAAACCGTGACATCATAGAGTCCGACTTTCTTGACTGAAATGAACGTGTGACAGGGCTCGTATGACGAAAGCAAGAGAAAACACCGCGCCTTCTGGCTCGTTCCCGATAGGGTCGTCTAAGCACGTGGGAAACTCGCTGGATTATTTCACTCTAATAACACGTCGGGCAAACACAGCCGGCCACGGTTTTTACATAATTTCGTATGCACCGTTCCAGTTTTCGCTCGACGACGCCTCGTCGATCCAAATCGGCGAGCGTGTCGCGCGCCGACAAATGGAAACAAAGCTTCCGCACTCGCGGATAACAGACATTATGTCAAACGTTTCGTAATCTTTTCTAATTTCCATGCCCCAACGTTTCATTAATCTCTCGCATCGAATGATTCGCACGATCAATCACACATGTACGTACATACTTTCGAAACAACAGCTGAGCGCTGTTAAAGCTATCTATTAGATGATTCATCCTGTCCATCGGCTTTCTGCGACGCGCCACCCGGAATTCTTAATTCCTTCGGAACATTCTTGACGAGATCCGGTGAAATGGGGTATCTCGGTTTTCTATGAACGAACTTTATATTCGTTATGCGTACGAAAGAATAAAGAACTCTGAATCGTTCTTCGGTGGACGCAAATACGCTGTTTCAgatatttaaccagttagctgtgcttgacgagtatactcgtcatgaagaagtggcagtattttgtgtcatgacgagtatactcgtcgcgcgtaaaaagtagcgaccattggctatttaaattgtaattttaataaaaacaaaaacatgttctcaaatttcaggatgtttcgaatattttgaagccaattctacacgaaggtgtttaacatcgttataaaaataagattagaaaagaatcgtggtattggtgttcgacttgcaaagtgccattatgtatcgttccttgcttcgctgaataccactctacaacagcaatttgaatttttaacttttataaatatttgatttttcctctGTCTtctcgatccaatattttaacagcaacACTTACTTTGTgtttgacgaatatactcgtctttGCTTGATTCTCGTGACATATGCAGGTGCGCGCTCTAAAAAAAGGAGGcgtcacagctaactggttaatttcCAGTCGCCCAGTCTTTTTGGTAATACAGTTTCGTAGAAGTGTCTATACGCAATTTTCCGAACAAAACGTGATTCGTGAAATCGTTCCTAAAAGTTTACAAACGTCGGCAAGGACAGCCGCCGATACGTCGCGTGAATTCTTAATTCGATTACGTGCTCGGTTTACAGATCGTCAGGGAACGATGCAAGCGCGAACCGTGTAATCAACAACTGCCGCGCGAAGTTATGTTATGAGAAACGGTAGTTTTTGCGCGACGAAGATCGCCTTCACGCCTTCGTGAAAACGAGTATGATTTACGAATGACTATGTCGGCGGCGTTCTCCTCGGCGTTCCAGTAGCTGGGAATTCCACGGCTCATCGCTCAATTGTCTTTTTAAAGCCAATAAAATCAGCGAGACAGCCCGCAATAACTGTCCTTCGCGGTTTTGTAGAAACGGAGCGGGGCAGATCGTAGATACAATCCTTTTTTTCTTCGTTTCCGCGCGAGGAAACGAACAACCTCTTTATGTGACGAAATTGCACGGTTCACCGATGTGTCGGCTGATCGGAGATAAAACGTTTAACAACATGCTGTGAAAGCAATAACTGCGACAGTGTGCTTACATATGTAGCGGCACTGTTTGATTTGATATTGAACGTCGGccgtaaatcatttataattttagcaCCCGAACAGCGAGCCTGTCTGAGAAAAATACAACCGCGTATGCTTCGGATCGTTTATAGttttatttaacaatatgtTCGACAGATTTTTGTTTAATGTATTTGTTCTAGACGCGTTGATTATTCCATGGACCTGAATGAAACTTACATCAATTTGTCAGAAACTAGACAGTCGaataacaatatatttacaCTTCGTTTGAATTGTTCTCGTCGAGCAGGCTTAGGTTATTGAAAATTATTGATTAGGTAATTACAGGAAGAAAAAACCTATAGAATGTTATTGCAGACGTTGGAAAAAATTCGTAGCGAGAAAGAAAAAGTCGGCGGAAGAAAAGATCTCATGCTACGTTAATCTTATCGCAGAAGAATTTTTTAGAGCCTATAGAATCCGAGGCCATGCTGTTGGTCATCTTTAGAGATCTTGCAAAAACATTTGGAACGTAAGAGCGTGTACTTGATGgataaaacatttattaataCAGAGCGCGatgtttaattgaaatattaaattacttTGAGAAAGACAACATTATTTTTTCGATAATTTATGTTTGTAAATAGAATCGTTGAAAGCATGATGTAACAGTCACGAACAAACAGAAGCATAATCTGAAACTAATGCTTGCGTAGTTATTTTCTCTGCGTTAATTTATTGCAGAACGAAATATCGATTCCCTTATCACGAGCTTTATATAATTCGGAGCAGAAATAAACGCAACTGCGATAATTGTCCATTAAAAAATGACTTTCTACGAGTTGATGTGTGCTGTTAACAAAACTCTTTGAAACACAAAATCCTTATTCTCACGGAATTAATTTCACATAAGAGAACGCTGATATTCAAAAACTAttcttaaaattatttaaaaacaaaaataaaattatattctcaaATATTCTTGAAAACATCCAGAGAGAGAAGATCTtcctatttttatattatgcatACTATTTTAAGATTAGCATATAACAGAGTCATTCATCTCTGATAAGAAAAACGAAGCagaattttatggatttataattaaaaaaatgaatATTTGCAACGTGGAACAGTAGAAACATTAAAAACGTTCGGTGACGTCGATATTCTACGTTCAATctactgaaattattaaatagaGAATGGAACTTCTGAGTTACTCTTAATTCTTGCACCGGCGAATTTATAACATTAAAAATGCATTAAAAAGTCGCGTTAAAAATAATCGACTCGCATAGTCGTTCAGGCCTTATTCTGCGATCTACATCGCGATTAGGATCACGAGGCTGGAATCATTGTTAACAATTCCCTGGCTAGAAACAAAAGTTTCGAGAATAACTAAATTTGTGAATCCTTTACAATACATAATCGATTAACACCACCGTAAATATTAACACATCGACGGCCGCGCCGAAGCATCCCAAAATTTCATAGAATCCAAGTATCTCAGTCGATTAAAAATTAAACGTGCAAAACAAAGTTACGCGGcatcgattactatttcaacGTTCTTACCCCTCTCGCGAACCtgaataaaatgaagaaattctcACGGATCGGGGCAtggaaatgaaattttcaataatatcgTCGCCCGCGTACGCGGTGACGCGGCAATCGAAGTGTTAACGTTCTCCAAGACGCGCGGCTGAATTGTGTATCGAAATTAGGTTATCCTCCTTTTGTATTTATTCGATTGTTCAATGCCCGGGACCGCTTGTCAGTGTCCCCCTGCCAACAGCCATGAAACGGAGTCTCGACACCAAttgaattcaattcgaagtccaCAGACTATACCTGACGCGACATTAGAAATCAAGGATCAGCGTTTCAATCTTCGCATGCTCCGCAAATAAATACGCTACAGAAGCGTGGCTCATAGGAGGAGACCAGCGACCGGAGTTCGGTGGAAAAATCCGATACCACTCACCGGTTTCAGGAGCATTTCGCTGACGCACGTTCCAACTGTTCCCGTGGTTCCAGGTCCTTTTAGCTGCCGTGTGTAAACCCTGTCGGAGCTACTCGGCCACGCGGTGAGAAAAAGTGAAATAACGTCCGATTAACGCTCGCAACCGAGTCGAACTGAATGCAGAACGGAAAAGCAGAGCCGCGATGCCTGCGAGTAACTGGCTGCTCCTTGGCCGAGGTCCCCACCACGATTTTACTCAGGAGTCAGTGTCACATTTACTCATCGGGCACGAATCCTTCGTTGCCGGCACAGCCGAGCCCACCTTAGCGTACCATCCACGGGTCGTTACTTCGTCGACGCTGGAAATGCCCGGTCATAACTCTTAATGGTTTCACCGTCAGGAAATCCCGGGCGGGGGCGAATCTCCGATCAGGATCGTAAATCGTTGATTCATCGCCCGTATCTCGCGTACGCGAGGTATGCCCACGGTTCGCTACACGAAGGAATCCGCTACAAGACGCGCCGCGATTTCGTTGATTTTCATAAATACGGATCGGATAACGTGCGTTCTCGTGTTCTATGCCGGTTCCCGGTTTCCAATAGTCGGCGCGTGTCGACGCTTCTTGTTCTTTTCCTGCGCTGGCTCAATGTGAGAATAGACACGCTGACGAATAGCATGTCTGCGCACATTTTTTTCCTCGCCGTCGAATCTTCTCGCAGTACGCGTGATCGAAAGAAATTTCGCATCGCGCGTGTTCAACGCGAAAAATTCGGCTAAACGTCGAGATCAACAATTTTTACGTATCGTTGCAAATTCTCACAGTCGACGTCTCGATTGATGCGATCTAATCGAATACGAATcgcttaattattaatattcgtGCCTTAATTATTCGATTAATAATCGTGCAGCGCGCGGGCTCTCGTGTCAAGTGTGTATgggtaattttttattaatcgtCCATAAAATACTCGAAACGAATGGCACAAATTGTGTGAAGAGTCTGCGGATATATCGCGGCGCAGAAAAGATGAAAAGCTGGGAAAGGGAGGAACAATTAGCGGAGAAATCGCGCGATAATAAACGACGAGCAGCCGCGGATCGGTTTTCAGAACACGTCGACGCGCGTTTCCATGTAATTCGAAGCCATTTGGATGCCCGTGGCGTTCTTCTTGGTCTCTTCCGGATCTTTTCCTTCGTGGTCGCGCGCAAAATCGTGTTTAAATCGTTGGCGCTACGCCAGTGGAAGGCCCCGTCGAAAGGAATGTCGCGCCGCACGTTCGCGAATTGTCGAATCCGTCGAGTCAAAGCCGGTCTTATTGGCTGGTCATTGACGGGTCAAAAGACGCAACGAGGAAGAGCATCGGAGCCAATTAAGCGAAACTGCGTCGCGGATTTGCTCGAGTTCGTCTACTCTTTCCATTCGAAGTCAGTCTTAAATCGCGTTAATCGACGAACCGCCAATTCGGTCAAAGGACACATTCTGCTTTTATTTGTGATCAATTCGCGATCGATGTTACCTCTTAGGCTTCGTCAAGTAACGTCACGTTGAAACGGAAGTTACGGTATTAGTTTTCGTAGGACTTTCAAATAGGCAACACAATGAAGATAACAACAATcaaaagctgcgaagaaacgaGACACGTATTCGCGGATCAGTTGATTCAAATTCAATGTCTTCTTAAGCCCGGTACCCATTTGTATTGCTTCACCGGTATCATCGAATCGCTGTGTGTTTGTGTACACGTATACGCAACCATGCGGCATTTGTTCATCTCATCATTGACAAGCAACGGTTATCaccgttgcgaaacaaatggttacaCAGCTTTACGATTTATAACAAGCCTGAAGTCACCATAAATGACTTAATAACGATTTGCTTTTGAACCCAAttatctacagtaaattctctctgatTGACGCTGTGCGATTttgtgcacaaaactggacaatttgggaagaggagatacgattgttcgagcctcgttttcatagttaccgattgtcaataattataaaaacgagccgcaaggcccgaacaatcgtatctcctcttcccaaattctccgttttcgtgcgtaatctgagcgtcaattagggagaatttactgtatattgacTAAGAAATATAAACTCTACGTTCTATTACATAATGCGAGTCTTCacgtaatcgtatctccgttgTTGAAAAGATATAATCATCGCGCTTTGAATGGACCTCATCGATGTGGATTCAACGCTATTACCAGTTTCTCTGCAAAAATGTATGTACCGTATGTAATAATAATCTATTGGAATCTCTTCAGGATGATATAAAAATGACGCTAATTAGAACGCTAACGAACGATTAACAAGCAGTTTATATCCTAACACAAGCGCCATCTGTAAATACGTGTGTATCGATTTAATCACAATTTGTCTCAATATGCTTTCTGGTTCGTTGTGCACATCTTATTTACAAATACTTCGATTACGATGATATATGTCATCGTCGTTATGATCTCATTGTGAATTAATTTTTACTATAAGATATTATTATCAGCAATTAATTCTATGACACTGTAATATTTTTTTCGACCACGCAAAATGTAGGCATATTAAACAGGTCATAAACAGCGGATTCTTTGTTTTGTAATGTATTTTTAATTCGAGAAGCATGAAGATGATTGCTATTCTAGCCACGGCAGTCCTTCCTTCTAGGCTTTCAGACTTCACAATTCAGATTGAAGCATGTCATTTCAGTCATTTATCGCGATGCTTTGATCTAATGTCTTATAGATTTGTGAAAAATTGTTTCCTGAATTCACGCAACTCAAGAAACGTTTGTGATAAACATTGAATTTATTTCAGTGGCTTGAAATTTgtatcattttttattcgagccttatagAAACACTAATCCGAGCATTGTTATCCTAATATTTTGCGAATCAGACCTCCAGCTTGCGTTTAAAATATTATCATTTAATATTAATCCCCAGATTTATGTGTATTGAAGAATATTAGTAACACCCTTAGACCAATTAGGCTATTTTAAACAGAATAAAAGGTTTATAGCAAATTGTTAATTGTAGAGCTTAGAAGCCAATCATTAAGTGCAATCTTTCATTGCAATCCAAGAAATTCTTCATTGCCGAAACATCCGGTTGATAAAACAATATTCTCTGTTATCTGTTAATAAATACATTCGTCTACAACTAAATTCTCAGGGACTTAATTATCTCGGTTTCCATGCTCAGGGATCAGCTTCCGAATCCTCCAATCAGATTCTATGTACAGCTGCGTGTCCATATTCAAAGGCATTAATCCGCAAACAGACAATTACCGCACAATTAGCGACAGTTGTCGTATATCTTACCTGAATGTTGTTCGTGGACATTGTTAGCGACCGGAAGCTCTCACGCTGGAACCGCAGGATTTCCCTTTCGACGCTGATAAACGTTTAGATGCCGGAGATCTTCGCGTTGATTCGTTCGTTTGATTGAAACTCGCGTATTTTCTTTTTGGAATACCCAACCAACGCAATCGGATGATTTAGTGTGTGCCAATTAAGCTAATTTCAAGCTCCATGAACCGCGAGGACTCGAGGCAGATGCAACCTCGATTCTCATTTTCGTGTGCATTTATACCAACTCGCGAGCGTACGTATGATCCCACTTGTCTGCCGCCAAGGGAAAATCCCAGCTTTGACACCGATTATCGCCAGCTGTAAGTTACGCATCTATAATCAGAGCTCACCATTTAATCGCTTACGGTCGACGGCCGACATATTCCCGGAACcacatttttaataaacaacGTACTCGCATGCGTGAAAAGATTTGCTGACACTTCTTGTATGATTTAGTTGCGAAAAACGTTAACGGGCCAAAACCACAATCAAGCATATTACGTAGAACTGTGAAAACAATTGTTCGACGATCCAAAGGTATCCTCGTTCGTGTTAAAGCAACCCTTCGGACACTTATAACAACCTAATAGCGCAGCATTCTGTAAGTCTTGCCGTAAATTCTCTACTGTAAAAGCacgagaaatataaatataatatgtctAGGACATTTTCGTCCAACTATATCCTCTTTTAATCTGTCGCCTTTTATCGTCAATTAATAACAATTCTCATCATGTATTTCTATGTGTCATGTAAATATCGATTTTATACAGAGCCGTTCGAACTTTTGCATTTCAACTGCTCGTCTCGAAATGATGATCATTTAAAGCCAGAAGCTCTTGAATTCGCTGCCGTCAGCTTCGTGCAAAtctttttataacattgtttaTAGTTTTCTCTAGCAAAAAAGACAGTACGTTTATGTAACTGCCGATCTTAATGAACGATCCGAGGATAGTCTTGAAGATTTCATAGTTTTCCACCGAATATTTCGTCAGAAAAATCGCTGGGTCGTCGCACAAAAATCACACCGATTTGTGTATCACAGAACGTAGGGTGCTCGATCTGCTTATAACTTTCTGTTCATGAAAACGAGACAAATGTTCGATTCATACGTAACAAGCGTTTAAATGCTTCCGGAATAGGTGTTGGAAAATATTGCTCCGAAATAGCCACGAGCCACAAACCACAAAGTGGCTTTTAATcgataagaaaatattttatccCCGATTTTCTCAGAAATCTGCCGTATTATAGATTTACAGATTTGTAGATTCGTATTTTTCTCAAGAAAGCATTCCTGGTGGTTAACCGATACTATTGAATCGTTTATTATAGTAGCCGATAATAGACGAAAACAATACTATCATCGTTTTATCTTTTCTCTTGTAGTTAAGTCGCACCTTGATTCCCATTATGTTAACGATCACTTAATTCTGCTTACTGCAATGTGTCACGCGTTCTTTACAAATTCTATAACCACAATAAGCAAAGCTCTCTTCCACATAATTTCTTCTTCTCCAATACCTAATCCAATTAATTCCATATCATTACGTAGATCGAATCATTAGCACATTCTGCTAAATTCAGGATCTCCAAATTCAAATAACCTTGCATCTTTCAGCTCAACAATGCGTAACCTGGTTGGAACTTGAGGCACACGTGCATAAAACTCTTGAAAATATCTAGGTAAATATTCCTCAAGTAATAAAAGACTAATTAATTcgttagtaataataataataataataataataataataataataataataataatattcaattaCAAATGTAATTATTGAATTCTGCAGGATCCGCTTTCAAATTCAATGCTGCATCATTTAAAAGAGCTAGCTTCTGATTTATCGATGATCGTCAGGATCCTTAATGAATCTTATCGTTAGATAACAGTTTTGACTCGCCGTCTTATTAATTTCTTATCAAGCTGCATAATTACTGAATGAAGCTCGTACGGTGTTTACAATCCTTGACAATCTTAAATAATCGTTATATATATTCTCGGAAATAATTATTCCTTAATGTACCGAAATTCTCAGAGATCTTCAAACTTATGTCTAAGACCACATTTGCATACGCGCCGGCGATTATTGATGATATTCGTGTGCCACAGGGTATTGTGTTCGACCAGCGCAAAGAGTTTCCCAAGAATTACGCCGACCAATGCTGAAACGCTTCATAGAAATCGGATGCATACTCGTTTGCACGGACATGATCGCGTCCGCCACATCGACGAGCATCGATCACTCGGCCAGCTATCAGGTGCCAGTCATTATATTTTCAAAGTATTTAAATATAGCCGCTGAATAATCGTGGTTTCAATGATTTTCACGTGCCCAGAATTCGGCCAAGAAAGTGGACGTCGGAAAGGCGTCGGAATTCCCCGGCAATAAGAGCTCGCTGAAGATGTTGGAGGACATCACGGCGAAAGTCTGGAGAGTTTTGCCGGTCGTCGAAATTCCTCGGAATTGGGTGCTCGCTTACTGTATGAAGCAAACGGAGATCTTCGAACAGGTGGAAAAAGCCGGTATGCAGTGCCAGTACGACGGTATGGACTGGGATTGCACGTTCATCGAATTGGTAAAAGTCGATGAAAATAACGGAGAGTAACAATATTATACGGCGCAAGGGTTCCAAGATCGTTTTCGCGCTTTCTTTTCGAAATGATCGACTTCACAGCGTTTTGATCGACTGGTATACTGGGACCACGCGGTCGACTCCAACATGTTTCACATTTTTCTTACGTTACACGCTAGCTGAGGATAAAATTAGCACGTTCTTCTGCACTTTTTATTCGGGGTCTGTCATCGTCCCAGAATACCAATCGTTTCTGTAAATGTGACTTGTAAGAGCATATTATCCAATGGAATACCTACAAAAGAAATGAGCGCTATTCGTTCTTCGTACGTAATTATTTACAGGATTGGTAAGGTAGCATGTTTGAAAGTTCCTGGCCAGTTTCTGTTACAAGTCGATGGAAAAGCAGTCTCGACGATCGCAAACGAATAACATTACGCTGAATTATTACTTCAGCCGATACTtagaaacgaataaaaattatcGACGCAAGGAAAGTCGTTTCGTGCGATTGCTTTAATATAATCGATCGGGAAAAGTAGAGTGTATgatgtaatataattgaaaaatatcgTGCAGAAGATGGAATAAAAGATCGCCTAGACAGTGGAAATTCCCGAAAGACCGTGAAAATAATCGATAATACTATGAGAGAAAAATCGATTGAGGAAGACTGCTATCAATATCGCAGCTGAACCACTGCGAGAAAACATTGTTAACTTTAGTTGATGTGCTATAACAAGGAGATTACACGATGTGGGGGAACAGAATAGCAAGATTATTATTTTCCAAGAAATATTGTAATTGTCCAAAATTGGGAAAATGCATTGTTCCTTCGTTAATCGTATCGGCTGGGAACTTTTAAACAACGTTATACCACCATGTATTAATAAAAAATCCATGAGGGTCTTCTTATCAAAAAAACAAATCTCAAAAACGATCTGGCTGGAATTTTTTGCACGCCACGGTAGATGTTTCTTGACTATTAAAAACAAATCAGGACAGATAGAACAATTAAATGGGTATTCTAGAGAAAACAGcgtatttttataacaatttccCGCAGATAAAAATGCAAGATAAATTTACACGtattttaataacatttataattctttttattgaaaaaaaatttaatttgttgTTGCACATAAAATATACTGTAATACAAGCAGTTGTAGGTACGTAATTGCTTATGAATGTATAACCATTTTGTTTATCTAAAATTAAGGGATGATTTGGCTATAGCAGGAATTAAAATCAATAAACAAAGTTCGTAATTTAGAAAGTGGACTATAGCGACACGTGAAATGGATTTAAAAAGCATAATTGTTTAGTTTATTTCATTGGCTTCAAtaaatattaacgaaatacATCAAATATATCAATAATCGCATTTGTGAAAATTTACaatcaaataaattattaatggtaaaaaatgaaagaaatttgcCAATATGGTAATAACTCTCATTAATTGTACTTTTctttgcaatattttatttgaaatatcagGGAGGAGGGCGAGACGATTTTAATATGGGAAAGATAGTCTCCTCGTTTCACGAACTTTCGGATCAAAACTTGAGATCGAAGATGCTTCGCGGTGCCGAAACTTGTGGCAAATTATGGCAACAATATAAAGCTGTTCAAGAGGAAAGATTAATTCGAATGCGATTAACCGTGAGCTTGACAAATACAAAGATGTAGTTTGCAACGAACACAATTAAGATCAGTCCTATATTCACTGAAATCGTACCTTTTAAGGCGAAAAGCAGAAGGAAACGACATTTGAAAAGGGATAGACGTTCGCGAGGCTCGCAAAGCGTTTGGAAGAGATCGAACGAGAAGAAAAACCGAAAACAATCTAAAGAACTGCGCGAAGCTTTATTTGCTGCCGAAAAGATTAAACAGTTTCAACAATCATTGATGAGCAAATTTACAGAACTCGAGAaaaaaagtaataaaacaaattaAAGCCAATTCGTTATCATCGGTTATATTATCGCGCCTCTGATaccttaattaaattaaatttacttGTCAAGCTCGCTTAGCTTTATGTTCAAGCGATTAAATGtttcataaatattaattttcgaaaaaatttaCTTTGCTGAAAGGTTTAGTGACACTGCTTTCATTTTACGTTTAAATGTTATTTTTTGCAGAACATTTGAATTCTGAGGAGCAAAATGAACTGGATCGACTACATTTAACAGTGACAAAGAAAACACGCGACGATTTAGAAGAATATCCGTTAAATGAAGAACGAACGGAGTTAACTCGTCTCCAAGAAGTCGGATTATGCATATCACGGGAAACTGCAAGAGCCTGCGAATCCATTGTCCTCGACGCCGTCGAAAAATTAATATGaagaaatatatgtatacatataaccttgaaatatgaaatatctCAGAAAGTTTTGCCGCCTAtcgtaacaaacgaacaaacaaacagaaaCTCTCACGACGAATAAGCATCTATCTTCAAAATACCGCGTGACAGCAAACGATAGCGTGAAAATAAAATCACAACAAATGACATGAATTATTTGACTCACTGAATATACATACCCTGTTCTAAATGCTACTACAATATTGGTTTCGTCACGCCTGCTTTCTTGACAATCTTCATTGCTTTCAATTAATCGTGTCTGGACAGCGTCAACAAATTACACAATTTTGTGGATAAAATTTTGAAATACTCGCATATCAATAATGATCGTCTCCGTAACAGGTGCGAATGTATTTTTCACACAGCTAATACACGTGTAAATATCAAATATCTGTGTAAATATCAAATATCTGTGCTATCTTGTATACATACGAAGATTGAGTACGTAACATGGATTTAGGATTGGCATTAATGTTATCAATAATTGACGTTTACCAAATCATAAGTGTACCCGTTCAGAATATGTACACTGGCATTGATAAAGCTGACACGAATCTTGTTCAAGCAT is from Megalopta genalis isolate 19385.01 chromosome 12, iyMegGena1_principal, whole genome shotgun sequence and encodes:
- the LOC117229014 gene encoding uncharacterized protein LOC117229014 isoform X5 codes for the protein MLKRFIEIGCILVCTDMIASATSTSIDHSASYQNSAKKVDVGKASEFPGNKSSLKMLEDITAKVWRVLPVVEIPRNWVLAYCMKQTEIFEQVEKAGMQCQYDGMDWDCTFIELNI
- the LOC117229014 gene encoding uncharacterized protein LOC117229014 isoform X4; protein product: MLKRFIEIGCILVCTDMIASATSTSIDHSASYQNSAKKVDVGKASEFPGNKSSLKMLEDITAKVWRVLPVVEIPRNWVLAYCMKQTEIFEQVEKAEHLNSEEQNELDRLHLTVTKKTRDDLEEYPLNEERTELTRLQEVGLCISRETARACESIVLDAVEKLI
- the LOC117229014 gene encoding uncharacterized protein LOC117229014 isoform X3 produces the protein MLKRFIEIGCILVCTDMIASATSTSIDHSASYQKVDVGKASEFPGNKSSLKMLEDITAKVWRVLPVVEIPRNWVLAYCMKQTEIFEQVEKAGMQCQYDEHLNSEEQNELDRLHLTVTKKTRDDLEEYPLNEERTELTRLQEVGLCISRETARACESIVLDAVEKLI
- the LOC117229014 gene encoding uncharacterized protein LOC117229014 isoform X2 produces the protein MLKRFIEIGCILVCTDMIASATSTSIDHSASYQNSAKKVDVGKASEFPGNKSSLKMLEDITAKVWRVLPVVEIPRNWVLAYCMKQTEIFEQVEKAGMQCQYDEHLNSEEQNELDRLHLTVTKKTRDDLEEYPLNEERTELTRLQEVGLCISRETARACESIVLDAVEKLI
- the LOC117229014 gene encoding uncharacterized protein LOC117229014 isoform X1, with product MGKIVSSFHELSDQNLRSKMLRGAETCGKLWQQYKAVQEERLIRMRLTAKSRRKRHLKRDRRSRGSQSVWKRSNEKKNRKQSKELREALFAAEKIKQFQQSLMSKFTELEKKKHLNSEEQNELDRLHLTVTKKTRDDLEEYPLNEERTELTRLQEVGLCISRETARACESIVLDAVEKLI